A stretch of the Papaver somniferum cultivar HN1 chromosome 6, ASM357369v1, whole genome shotgun sequence genome encodes the following:
- the LOC113291075 gene encoding extensin-like, which produces MTRARELTGYPYFSPPPPSPPPPCPPPPPPPTHGYVYASPPPPPPPTHGYVYASPPPPPPPHQVHPPTYTPKPPTPVAKPPSYTPVPPTPIAKPPGYTPKPPTPVAKPPSYTPVPPTPVAKPPSYTPVPPTPVAKPPSYTPVAPTPVAEPPKHTPVPPTPVAKPPSPVAKPPSYTPVPPTPVAKPPGGYVKPPYPSVKPPTPSSKPPGGYVKPPTPSSKPPGGYVKPPYPSVKPPGGSYTPGASPPGYYSTPPVVYGVPAPSPGFNVITGPPPVITPSPPGKNHTTVIAVCAALGGAFLLFLALGAFCFVKKKRLAAAHHEGGAAAAGGGYGAAHGGAAAGGTGGGYGAH; this is translated from the coding sequence ATGACTAGAGCTAGGGAGTTGACTGGATACCCATATTTTTCACCACCACcgccatcaccacctccaccatgcccaccaccacctcctccaccaACACATGGCTACGTATatgcttcaccaccaccacctcctccaccaACACATGGTTATGTGTatgcttcaccaccaccaccaccaccaccacaccaaGTACACCCACCAACTTATACTCCTAAGCCTCCTACTCCCGTAGCGAAGCCACCATCATACACTCCAGTACCTCCTACTCCCATCGCAAAACCACCGGGGTACACTCCTAAGCCTCCTACTCCTGTTGCTAAGCCGCCATCATATACTCCAGTACCCCCCACTCCAGTTGCTAAGCCACCATCATACACTCCAGTACCACCAACTCCAGTTGCTAAGCCACCATCATACACTCCTGTAGCTCCAACTCCCGTTGCTGAACCACCAAAGCACACACCTGTACCTCCTACTCCCGTTGCTAAGCCTCCTAGTCCCGTCGCTAAGCCACCTTCATACACTCCTGTACCTCCGACTCCTGTTGCGAAACCACCTGGTGGGTATGTTAAGCCACCGTATCCATCAGTAAAACCACCAACTCCATCTTCAAAACCACCAGGTGGGTACGTTAAGCCACCAACTCCATCTTCAAAACCACCAGGTGGGTACGTTAAGCCACCATATCCATCAGTTAAACCACCAGGTGGGTCATACACACCGGGCGCATCACCACCTGGTTATTACTCCACACCACCAGTAGTTTATGGTGTCCCAGCTCCATCACCTGGTTTCAATGTAATTACAGGTCCTCCTCCAGTTATCACACCTTCACCACCAGGGAAAAATCACACAACAGTTATTGCAGTATGTGCTGCATTAGGTGGAGCTTTCTTGCTATTCCTTGCCCTTGGTGCTTTCTGTTTTGTCAAGAAGAAGAGACTTGCAGCAGCACACCACGAGGGAGGAGCAGCAGCAGCCGGTGGCGGATACGGTGCTGCCCATGGCGGAGCTGCAGCTGGTGGTACCGGTGGTGGATATGGAGCTCATTGA